The Xenopus tropicalis strain Nigerian chromosome 7, UCB_Xtro_10.0, whole genome shotgun sequence genome includes a region encoding these proteins:
- the nbl1 gene encoding neuroblastoma suppressor of tumorigenicity 1 precursor, translated as MTVWLLIGFLLPVAIFAAPPINRLALFPDKSAWCEAKNITQIVGHSGCESKSIQNRACLGQCFSYSVPNTFPQSTESLVHCDSCMPIDSVWDVVTLECPGNEEFPRVDKLVEKILQCSCQACGKELSQEGAMFNVYLNTAEETLSPAETLGHHHHRPPAREEDSPAQSQREGESEE; from the exons ATGACGGTCTGGTTGCTGATTGGCTTCCTTCTCCCAGTGGCAATATTCGCGGCTCCTCCCATCAACCGCTTGGCGCTGTTCCCAGATAAGAGTGCCTGGTGCGAAGCCAAGAACATCACTCAGATTGTGGGGCACAGCGGCTGCGAGTCCAAATCCATCCAGAACAG GGCCTGCCTGGGACAGTGCTTCAGTTACAGTGTCCCCAATACGTTCCCTCAGTCTACAGAGTCGTTAGTGCACTGTGACTCCTGCATGCCCATCGATTCCGTGTGGGACGTG GTGACGCTGGAGTGCCCGGGCAATGAGGAGTTCCCGCGGGTGGACAAACTGGTGGAGAAGATCCTGCAGTGCAGCTGCCAGGCCTGCGGGAAGGAGCTGAGCCAGGAGGGGGCGATGTTCAACGTGTACCTGAACACCGCCGAGGAGACCCTCTCGCCCGCCGAGACCCTGGGGCACCATCACCATCGCCCCCCCGCGCGGGAAGAGGATTCGCCAGCCCAGTCGCAACGGGAAGGGGAGAGCGAAGAGTGA